Genomic DNA from Pseudomonas fitomaticsae:
CCGAGCAACGACTCAAGCGTGGCGAGCTGCAAGTGCTGATCGCCACCGCGTCGCTGGAACTGGGGATCGACATCGGCGAAGTCGACCTGGTTTGCCAGATCGCCTCGCCACGTTCGATCGCAGGTTTTCTGCAACGAGTCGGCCGTTCCGGACACCAGGTCGGCGGCACGCCCAAAGGGCGCCTGTTCGCCACCACCCGCGATGACCTGATCGAGTGCGCCGCCCTGCTCGACTGCGTGCGCCGGGGTGAACTCGATACGCTGCACATTCCCGAAGCGCCGCTGGATGTGCTAGCACAGCAGATCATCGCCGAGGTCAGTTGCCAGGAATGGGCCGAGGACGATTTGCTCGCGCTGTTCCGCCGGGCCGAGCCCTACGCCCGCCTCGACGAAAAACATTATCAGGCGCTGCTGGGCATGCTCGCCGAGGGCTACAACGGCCGTCAGGGCATCCGCAGCGCCTACCTGCACCGCGACGCTGTTAGCCGAACGCTGCGCGGACGACGCGGCGCACGACTGACCGCCGTCACCAGCGGCGGCACCATCCCCGACAACGCCGACTACAGCGTATTGCTCGAACCCCAGGGCCTGAACATCGGCAGTGTCAACGAAGACTTCGCCGTGGAAAGCATTGCCGGGGACGTGTTCCAGCTCGGCAACGCCTCCTATCGCATCTTGCGGGTGGAAACCGGCAAGGTGCGGGTCGAGGACGCCCAGGGTCAACCGCCGACCATTCCGTTCTGGCTCGGCGAAGCACCGGGGCGCAGTGACGAATTGTCGGCGGCCGTGGCGCGCCTGCACGCGCAACTCGATCAATTGCTCAGCGCCAGCCCCGGCAATCTGCAACCGGCCCTCGACTGGCTGACCGACACTCTCGGCCTGAACCTGGCCAGCGCCGAACAACTGGTGGATTACCTGGCCCGCGCCCGCCTCGCCCTCGGTGCGTTACCGTCCCGGGACACGCTGCTGATGGAGCGGTTTTTCGACGAGTCCGGCGGCACCCAGCTGATCATTCATTCGCCGTTCGGCAGCCGCATCAACCGCGCCTGGGGCCTGGCCCTGCGCAAGCGTTTCTGCCGCACCTTCAACTTCGAATTGCAGGCCGCCGCCAGCGAAGACGCGATCGTGCTGTCGCTGTCCACCAGCCACAGTTTCGAACTCGATGAGGTCTGGCGTTATCTGCACAGCAACAGCGCCGAGCACATCCTGATTCAAGCGGTGCTGGATGCGCCGCTGTTCGGTGTGCGCTGGCGCTGGAATGCCGGCGTGGCGCTGGCCCTGCCGCGCTACACGGGCGGGCGCAAGGTCGCGCCGCAATTGCAGCGGATGAAAAGCGAAGACCTGATCGCCAGCGTGTTTCCCGATCAGATCGCCTGCCTGGAAAACCTCGCCGGCGAACGGGAAATTCCCGAGCATCCGCTGGTGGAACAGACCCTCGACGATTGCCTGCATGAAGCGATGGACAGTGAAGGCTGGCTCGAACTCCTGCGGCGCATGGAGCGCGGCGAAGTGCGTTTGATCGCCCGCGACCTGCCGGCGCCCTCGCCGCTGGCGGCGGAAATCCTCAGCGCCCGGCCCTACACCTTTCTCGACGATGCGCCGCTGGAAGAACGTCGCACCCAGGCCGTGCTCAACCGTCGCTGGAGCGATCCGCAATCCACCGATGACCTCGGCGCGCTGGAGGCCGAGGCGATCAACGCCGTGCGCGATGAGGCGTGGCCGACACCGAACAACGCCGATGAAATGCACGAAGCGCTGATGAGCCTTGCCTGCATCAGCGATCGCGAAGTCGAGGCCAATCCGCAGTGGCGCGATTGGCTCAATGCCCTGGCCGAGACCGGGCGAGCCTGCCAATTGCAGATCGATCCCGAGCATTCACTGTGGCTGGCGAGAGAACGGCTGACCTGTCTGCAAGCGCTTTATCCACAGGCGCAGTCGGCACTCCCCGCATTGCCCGGTTTCGACGAACCATGGGCAGCCGAGGATGCACTGATCGAAGTGATCCGCGCGCGGCTCGGCGCATTCGGCCCGCTACCGCTGGCGGCGATTGCCGAACCGCTGGCGTTGATGCCGGCCTCTGTTCATCAAGCCCTCGCTCATCTGGAGCGCGAAGGTTACGTACTGCGCGGCCAGTTCACGCCGGGATCGCCCGTTGAGGAATGGTGCGAGCGCCATCTGCTGGCGCGCATTCACCGCTACACCGTCAAGCGTCTGCGCCGGGAAATCGAGCCGGTGGCATTGCAGGATTTCATGCGGTTTCTGTTCGACTGGCAGCACTTGTCCCCGTCAACCCGTGGTCAGGGCAGCGGTGTGTTGCCGGCGATTGTCGGTCAGTTCGAAGGCTACCCGGCTGCTGCTTCGGCGTGGGATAGCGATCTCCTTCCCGCGCGGCTCAAGGACTATTCACCGAGCTGGCTGGATGATCTGTGCCGCAGCGGCAAGCTGGTATGGACGCGACTCAGTGCCCGGCAAAACATCAGCGGCACGGCGTTGCGCAGCACGCCGATCGTGTTGCTGCCGCGCACTCAGGTCGGCTTGTGGAGTGCACTGGCCGAGCAGACGCCGGTCAGTGAACTGTCGCCCAAGACCCGCAAGGTTTTCGACGCGCTGAGCCAGCACGGCGCGCTGTTTTTCGATGAACTGATTCATGAAGCGCACCTGCTGCGCACCGAGCTGGAAATCGCCTTGCAGGAACTGGTCGGCGCCGGTCTGGTGAATGCCGACAGCTTCGCCGGATTGCGGGCGCTGATCACCCCGACAAGCAAGCGCCAGCAGCGCAGCAGTCGACGCGGGCGCGGGGCGTTTGTCGGGGGCATGGACGATGCCGGGCGCTGGGCGTTATTGCGTCGCGGGGCGGTTGTGGAAAACCGTCAAACAGCGTCGCCCGAAACCCTCGAACACGTCGCCATGACGTTGTTGCGCCGCTATGGCGTGGTGTTCTGGCGCCTGCTGGAACGCGAAGCCGATTGGTTGCCGAGCTGGCGCGAACTGCTGCGTACATTCCATCGGCTGGAGGCTCGGGGCGAGATTCGTGGCGGCCGGTTTGTCAGTGGTCTGGCCGGCGAGCAATTCGCCCTGCCCGAGGCGATTGCGCTATTGCGCGAAGTCCGCCGGCGCCCCCATGACGGCAGCCTGATCGCGGTGTGTGGCGTCGACCCGCTGAACCTCGCCGGCACTTTGTTACCAGGCGCGAAAGTGCCGGCGCTGGCCAGCAATCGGCTGGTGTATCGCGACGGCTTGCCAGTCGCTGCCGAGATTGCCGGCAAGCAACAATTCTGGGTGGAGATGGATCAGGTTTCCATGGAGCAGGCGCGCAGCAAACTGATCCGGCATTGATGTAAACCGGTCTGACCTCTTCGCGGGCAAGCCCGCGAAGAGGCCGGAACATGCACCACAAGAACTCCTATTGAGTCGGCGATTGCTCTGGCAACACCACCGACGAATGCGCCGGCGCCTCCTCTGCTTCCTGGCGCTTGGGCAACAAAACCTGCTGTGGATAAGTTTGCGCGAAATGCACCCACGGGCTGTTATCCACAAGCTTTTTCAGACGCTGGTTGAATGCGCGACTCACCGCATATTGCCCGCCCGACACTGTGCGGAATTGCGCGGTCAGCACCACGCCGTTGAGGTCCATCCTGTCCACACCGAACACATCCAGCGGCCCTTGCAGGTTGTACTTGAGGAACGGGTCTTCGCGGATCGAATCCCCTGCCTCGCGAATCAGTTCGATGGCCTTGTCGACATCGGTGTCGTAGGTGAACTGCACCGAGAAAAACGCGAACGCAAACTGCCGCGATTGATTGGTCACGGCCTTGATCTGACCGAACGGCACCGAGTGCACGAAGCCCTTGCCGTCGCGCAGGCGCAAGGTGCGAATGGTCAGGCCTTCGACCGTGCCGGCATGCCCGGAATCGAGCACCACCCAATCGCCGATCGACAGGGTGTCTTCGATGATGATGAACAGCCCGGTGATCACGTCCTGCACCAGTTGCTGCGAGCCGAAACCGATGGCCAGGCCGACCACCCCGGCACCGGCCAGCAGCGGCGCGACGTTGATCCCGAGATTGGCCATGGTGGTGATCGCGCAGATCACCACGAGGATGATTTTGATCGCGTTGCGCAACAGCGGCAGGATGGTTTTCACCCGGGTGCTGGGCTGGCGCGCCGAGCGCTTGCTGACCGGCGGTTTCAGCGCTTCCTGAATCGCCGTGTCGAGCACCACCCACAGCAGCCATGTCACTAGGAAGATCAACCCGATGCTGCTCAGCGCATTGCTGATCGCCCGACCGACCGTGCTGCTCTGCGCGAAGTCGAGCAGCGACACGCCCCAGATCCGTCCGAGGATATCGATGAACGCAATCGCGACGACGATCCGCAGCAACGCATGCAACAGGCTGAGGAAACGTTCCTTGTAGGCACTGCTGCGCTGGATCGCCTCGGCCTTGCGCGACTTGAACAGGTGTTGCAGCACGGTGCTCAGAAATACCGTGCCGATCAGCAGCACCGTGGTGAACAGCGCACAACGCAGGGCCTTTTGATTGTCCTCGCCAATGCCGATCAGATTGACCGCCGAAACCAGCACCATCAGCACGATCGGCCAATACCAGAGCCCGGAAAAAATCCGTAGCGACTCCTGCATCGACGGCTGTTTCAGGCGCTGGGCCAGCGAGCGATTGCGGATCAGGTGCGCCACCGGCCGACGCAGGCGAATCACCAGCAGACCGAAGATGATCGAGGCCAGCAGACCGGTGAACACCGCGATGCTGCTGGTGATGTTGCCGCCCAGTTGCCGGGCGATCTGCGGGCTGGTCAGGGCATCGCTGAGGGCGGCGAGAAAGCCGATCAGGAACAGCGGTTTCGGGCAGTAGTCGCGAATGATCTGCACGGCGCGGCGCTTATGGCCGACGTTGAACATCACCACCACGCACAACAGCATCGATGTGGAAAATATCCCGCTGCTGGTGGCGTAGGCAAAACACAGCGCCAGCGCGCGGCCGACCGAGGCCGACAGAAAATGGCTGACGTACAGGGTCAGCGGCAGGCAGATCAACGCGGGCAGTGTGTAAGGCAACAAGTAACCGAGCAGGTCCTGACTGCGTTGGCGGGTGCGCAGCCAACGCCCCTCCCGCAGGCGTTTGCCCAGCACGCTGCCGAGCACCGTCAACACGGCAAACGTGCCCAGCCACACGCCGGAGAGCATCAGGAAATCCCCCGCCACGCTCCAGCCGGAGCGGTTCGAAGGTTGATTGACCAGCCTGTCGACTTCATCCGCCGCCCGGTCGGCGCGCAGGCGCCAGGCGTCGACCAGATGCTCGTTGAGATCGAGTTTGTCCTGCACGTCGTCGATGCTGGAACTGATGGCGCCAAGCAGACCGCCCTGGACGATCGGTTCCGGTTTGGCCGGCTCTTCACCGGCCGCCGGAACGCCCGGCAGGCTGGCGGCTTGCACTGCATTGCCGCCGAACAACAGCAATGCCCCCAATAGAATCGCGATCCTGAACCTGGTCAAAACGCAGAGCTCCCTTGGTTGAACCTGTAAGGAACTGATCGGTTTTGGCTTGGCAAAGTTCAAGAACGCCTTGAGAGCCGCTCTTTGATCTTTGCGCCCAGATCAAATATCAAATGCCCACCCCTGTATTTTTCCACCCCCACCAAACCCCGACACTGCGCTCCATTCAATCCCCCACCGGAGTGCCGTCATGCCCATTGCCTTGCTCGCGCTGACCCTCAGCGCTTTCGCCATCGGGACGACCGAGTTCGTCATCGTTGGCCTGCTTCCCACCATCGGCGCCGATCTCGGCGTCAGCCTGCCGTCCGCCGGTCTGCTGGTCAGTCTCTATGCACTCGGCGTAGCCATCGGTGCGCCGGTGCTGACCGCCCTCACCGGTAAAGTCCCGCGCAAACTGTTGCTGCTGTCGCTGATGGTGCTGTTCACCCTCGGTAACCTGCTGGCCTGGCTGGCGCCAAGTTATGAATCGCTGGTAGTGGCGCGGATCGTCACGGGTCTGGCCCATGGCGTGTTCTTCTCCATCGGCTCGACCATCGCCACCAGCCTGGTGCCCAAGGAAAAAGCCGCCAGTGCGATTGCGATCATGTTCACCGGCCTGACCGTGGCGCTGGTCACCGGCGTACCGCTGGGCACGTTCATCGGTCAGCATTTCGGCTGGCGTGAAACCTTCCTTGCCGTTTCAGCACTGGGCGTGATCGCGTTTATCGGCAGCCTGCTGTATGTGCCGAACAACATTGCCCACAGCAAACCGGCGTCGCTGTTGCAGCAATTGCAGGTGCTCAAGCAACCTCGCCTGCTGCTGGTGTACGCCATGACGGCCATCGGTTACGGCGGCTCGTTCATTGCCTTCACGTTCCTGGCGCCGATCCTTCAGGACATCTCCGGCTTCAGCGCCGGCACCGTCAGCCTGGTGTTGCTGGTGTACGGCGTGTCG
This window encodes:
- a CDS encoding MFS transporter is translated as MPIALLALTLSAFAIGTTEFVIVGLLPTIGADLGVSLPSAGLLVSLYALGVAIGAPVLTALTGKVPRKLLLLSLMVLFTLGNLLAWLAPSYESLVVARIVTGLAHGVFFSIGSTIATSLVPKEKAASAIAIMFTGLTVALVTGVPLGTFIGQHFGWRETFLAVSALGVIAFIGSLLYVPNNIAHSKPASLLQQLQVLKQPRLLLVYAMTAIGYGGSFIAFTFLAPILQDISGFSAGTVSLVLLVYGVSVAVGNIWGGKLADKRGPISALKIIFALLAAVLFVLTFTAGNPWLALATVLVWGAVAFGNVPGLQVYVVRQAEHHTPHAVDVASGLNIAAFNLGIAGGAWGGGLIVEHIGLIHTAWIGGLVVLVALALTAWSGRLDRRGPVYAEPAEGSTRIVTGH
- a CDS encoding DEAD/DEAH box helicase yields the protein MNLPLPKDAALAGFHPAVSAWFSSTFPTVTAAQARAWPLIRQRRSTLIAAPTGSGKTLTAFLAVLDDLVHRGLETPDGLPDETLVVYVSPLKALSNDIRINLQNPLAGITEQLRQMDLPALEITTAVRTGDTPQKDRAAMRKSAPHILVTTPESLYVLLGSESGRKMLGTTRTVIVDEIHAIAAGKRGSHLALSLERLQALCAEPLTRIGLSATQKPIDAVARFLVGHERPCEIIDIGHARPRDLGIEVPPVPLSAVMANDVWELVYDRLATLAREHRTTLIFVNTRRLAERLSRHLSERLGKHAVAAHHGSLAKEFRLDAEQRLKRGELQVLIATASLELGIDIGEVDLVCQIASPRSIAGFLQRVGRSGHQVGGTPKGRLFATTRDDLIECAALLDCVRRGELDTLHIPEAPLDVLAQQIIAEVSCQEWAEDDLLALFRRAEPYARLDEKHYQALLGMLAEGYNGRQGIRSAYLHRDAVSRTLRGRRGARLTAVTSGGTIPDNADYSVLLEPQGLNIGSVNEDFAVESIAGDVFQLGNASYRILRVETGKVRVEDAQGQPPTIPFWLGEAPGRSDELSAAVARLHAQLDQLLSASPGNLQPALDWLTDTLGLNLASAEQLVDYLARARLALGALPSRDTLLMERFFDESGGTQLIIHSPFGSRINRAWGLALRKRFCRTFNFELQAAASEDAIVLSLSTSHSFELDEVWRYLHSNSAEHILIQAVLDAPLFGVRWRWNAGVALALPRYTGGRKVAPQLQRMKSEDLIASVFPDQIACLENLAGEREIPEHPLVEQTLDDCLHEAMDSEGWLELLRRMERGEVRLIARDLPAPSPLAAEILSARPYTFLDDAPLEERRTQAVLNRRWSDPQSTDDLGALEAEAINAVRDEAWPTPNNADEMHEALMSLACISDREVEANPQWRDWLNALAETGRACQLQIDPEHSLWLARERLTCLQALYPQAQSALPALPGFDEPWAAEDALIEVIRARLGAFGPLPLAAIAEPLALMPASVHQALAHLEREGYVLRGQFTPGSPVEEWCERHLLARIHRYTVKRLRREIEPVALQDFMRFLFDWQHLSPSTRGQGSGVLPAIVGQFEGYPAAASAWDSDLLPARLKDYSPSWLDDLCRSGKLVWTRLSARQNISGTALRSTPIVLLPRTQVGLWSALAEQTPVSELSPKTRKVFDALSQHGALFFDELIHEAHLLRTELEIALQELVGAGLVNADSFAGLRALITPTSKRQQRSSRRGRGAFVGGMDDAGRWALLRRGAVVENRQTASPETLEHVAMTLLRRYGVVFWRLLEREADWLPSWRELLRTFHRLEARGEIRGGRFVSGLAGEQFALPEAIALLREVRRRPHDGSLIAVCGVDPLNLAGTLLPGAKVPALASNRLVYRDGLPVAAEIAGKQQFWVEMDQVSMEQARSKLIRH
- a CDS encoding mechanosensitive ion channel family protein, which translates into the protein MTRFRIAILLGALLLFGGNAVQAASLPGVPAAGEEPAKPEPIVQGGLLGAISSSIDDVQDKLDLNEHLVDAWRLRADRAADEVDRLVNQPSNRSGWSVAGDFLMLSGVWLGTFAVLTVLGSVLGKRLREGRWLRTRQRSQDLLGYLLPYTLPALICLPLTLYVSHFLSASVGRALALCFAYATSSGIFSTSMLLCVVVMFNVGHKRRAVQIIRDYCPKPLFLIGFLAALSDALTSPQIARQLGGNITSSIAVFTGLLASIIFGLLVIRLRRPVAHLIRNRSLAQRLKQPSMQESLRIFSGLWYWPIVLMVLVSAVNLIGIGEDNQKALRCALFTTVLLIGTVFLSTVLQHLFKSRKAEAIQRSSAYKERFLSLLHALLRIVVAIAFIDILGRIWGVSLLDFAQSSTVGRAISNALSSIGLIFLVTWLLWVVLDTAIQEALKPPVSKRSARQPSTRVKTILPLLRNAIKIILVVICAITTMANLGINVAPLLAGAGVVGLAIGFGSQQLVQDVITGLFIIIEDTLSIGDWVVLDSGHAGTVEGLTIRTLRLRDGKGFVHSVPFGQIKAVTNQSRQFAFAFFSVQFTYDTDVDKAIELIREAGDSIREDPFLKYNLQGPLDVFGVDRMDLNGVVLTAQFRTVSGGQYAVSRAFNQRLKKLVDNSPWVHFAQTYPQQVLLPKRQEAEEAPAHSSVVLPEQSPTQ